A region of Sesamum indicum cultivar Zhongzhi No. 13 linkage group LG7, S_indicum_v1.0, whole genome shotgun sequence DNA encodes the following proteins:
- the LOC105166626 gene encoding patatin-like protein 6, producing the protein MACVDVHGNGIKSPVVEMQEPSIDTDKLSYEIFSILESKFLFGYDDRKLWVPKQIAEPKNGVVAAVDESGVQAIKNQRGKICILSVDGGGMRSILSGKALSYLETALKNKSGNPDARIADYFDVAAGTGVGGIFTAMLFAANDKNRPIFHADDTWKFLSAEGKKVYRPSKARNPKVRFFRRFFRKTGASGGSSIGGLEKAMKEAFRDEKTGRSLTLKNTLKPVLIPCYDLSSSAPFLFSRADALETDSYDFNLWEVCLATSAEPGVFDPICMKSVDGSTRCVGVDGGLAMNNPTAAAITHVLHNKQEFPFVRGVEDILVLSLGAGGQLLEGSFDYEQVKKWKAKDWARPLSRISGEGSAELVDHAVAMAFGQNRSSNYVRIQANGSSGSRCGANVDSDPSPSNVNMLIGIADEMLKQKNVESVLFNGKRIGEQSNSEKLDWFAEQLVLEHQRRSCRIAPTVAFKQATPKPS; encoded by the exons ATGGCGTGTGTTGATGTTCATGGTAACGGTATTAAATCCCCGGTGGTCGAAATGCAGGAGCCCAGTATTGATACGGATAAATTGAGCTACGAGATTTTCTCCATTTTGGAGAGCAAGTTTTTGTTCGGTTACGATGATCGGAAGCTATGGGTTCCGAAGCAGATTGCTGAGCCCAAGAATGGTGTCGTTGCCGCCGTTGACGAGAGCGGTGTTCAGGCGATAAAGAATCAGAGGGGGAAAATCTGCATTCTCAGCGTCGACGGCGGCGGGATGCGGAGCATTTTATCTGGTAAAGCGCTTTCGTATTTGGAAACGGCGTTGAAGAATAAGTCGGGGAATCCAGACGCCAGAATCGCAGATTATTTCGACGTCGCAGCCGGAACCGGGGTCGGAGGTATCTTTACGGCGATGCTCTTCGCGGCCAACGATAAGAATCGCCCGATTTTCCACGCCGACGACACGTGGAAGTTCCTCTCTGCGGAGGGCAAGAAAGTCTACCGCCCGTCTAAGGCACGCAATCCCAAGGTGAGGTTCTTCAGGCGGTTTTTTCGCAAAACCGGCGCCTCCGGAGGTTCATCCATCGGCGGCTTGGAGAAGGCGATGAAGGAGGCCTTCAGGGACGAAAAAACCGGGCGTAGCTTAACGTTGAAAAACACGCTGAAACCGGTTCTGATCCCGTGCTACGATTTATCCAGTTCGGCCCCGTTTTTGTTCTCCAGGGCCGACGCCTTAGAAACAGACAGCTATGATTTCAATCTCTGGGAGGTGTGCTTGGCTACCTCAGCCGAACCTGGTGTATTCGACCCGATTTGCATGAAGTCGGTAGACGGGTCAACCCGGTGTGTCGGTGTAGACGGCGGGCTGGCGATGAACAACCCGACGGCGGCGGCGATAACGCACGTGCTGCATAACAAGCAGGAGTTTCCGTTTGTGAGAGGCGTGGAGGATATTTTGGTGCTTTCGCTCGGGGCAGGCGGGCAGCTGCTCGAGGGCAGCTTTGACTACGAGCAGGTGAAGAAATGGAAGGCCAAGGATTGGGCTAGGCCCTTGTCCCGGATTTCCGGCGAGGGCTCGGCGGAGCTGGTTGACCACGCGGTGGCTATGGCGTTCGGCCAGAACCGCAGTAGTAATTACGTCCGCATTCAG GCCAATGGATCCAGCGGCAGCAGGTGTGGGGCAAATGTCGATTCAGATCCCAGTCCGAGCAATGTAAACATGCTAATCGGAATAGCAGATGAAATGCTGAAACAGAAAAATGTCGAATCAGTCCTCTTCAATGGCAAGAGGATCGGAGAGCAAAGCAATTCCGAGAAGCTCGACTGGTTTGCCGAGCAACTTGTGCTTGAGCATCAGAGGAGGAGTTGCAGGATAGCTCCCACTGTTGCATTCAAGCAAGCTACCCCAAAACCATCTTAA
- the LOC105166624 gene encoding aminodeoxychorismate synthase, chloroplastic, which translates to MGFSVCSSSAEVSFSCLETISLGKNLKSVVPRGFTRLGDLNKKDRNDGFVKKALVSSHLVPGHLEGSYVGRKQLKEPASKLEFVRTLLIDNYDSYTYNIYQELSVINGLPPVVIHNDEWSWDDVCHYLYEEKAFDNIVISPGPGSPTCAADIGICIKLLLECTDIPILGVCLGHQALGYVHGARVIHAPEPIHGRLSDIEHNGCGMFHGIPSGRNSGFKVVRYHSLVIDPSSLPRELIPIAWTSYPETSPFLGIQNFDSYLDDFERQAGPCNFAKSLSTKSDNGLQWHSSNSSEMQSGNILMGIMHSSRPHYGLQFHPESIATSHGRQIFKNFAEITKEYWFRLRSSSNSQKKVHYAACMQVPRVTQLFQDVVRSKNVVNGFDDNMHASLCNLMKPLRSRNAKNLKLRWRKVECTISQVGGAGNIFCELFGDLHAENTFWLDSSSIEMRRARFSFMGGKGGSLWRQVTFRLSDKSSSDTEINRGGYLSIEDAEGSIRNTYLEDGFFDFLNQELQSFCYDAADYEGLPFDFFGGYIGYVGYDLKVECGASANRHKSRVPDACLFFADNLVVIDHHCDDIYVMSILDENTSATLWLDDVEKKLLNMKQCPPRKPVSLASRVSVRNSPGNGFTAEKSREQYITDIEKCQKFIKDGESYELCLTTQMRRQVGEMHALGLYLNLREKNPAPYAAWLNFPKHDLCICCSSPERFLRLDRNGILEAKPIKGTIARGASPKEDELHKLQLQYSEKDQAENLMIVDLLRNDLGRVCEPGSVHVPNLMEVESYATVHTMVSTIRGKKRSNVSAVDCVRAAFPGGSMTGAPKLRSMEILDSLESSSRGIYSGCIGYFSYNQTFDLNIVIRTIVIHEGEASIGAGGAITALSNTNDEYEEMVLKTRAPTKAVTEYQNRTAPPLAQAYANSPDKSPK; encoded by the exons ATGGGTTTTAGCGTGTGTTCTTCTTCAGCCGaggtttcattttcttgtttagaGACCATTTCCTTGGGCAAGAATTTGAAGTCTGTTGTTCCGAGAGGTTTCACTAGACTTGGTGACTTGAACAAGAAAGACAGAAATGATGGGTTTGTGAAGAAGGCATTGGTATCCAGCCATTTAGTTCCGGGGCACTTGGAAGGGTCATATGTAGGAAGGAAGCAGCTGAAGGAACCAGCTTCCAAGTTGGAATTTGTGCGGACGTTGTTGATTGACAATTATGATAGTtacacatataatatttaccaAGAGCTGTCTGTCATCAATGGAT TGCCTCCTGTGGTGATTCATAATGATGAGTGGTCTTGGGACGATGTTTGTCATTACCTATATGAAGAAAAGGCATTTGACAATATTGTGATATCTCCTGGGCCTGGTTCTCCAACTTGTGCTGCTGATATAG GAATATGCATTAAGCTGCTGCTTGAATGCACGGACATCCCTATTTTAGGTGTTTGCCTTGGTCATCAG GCTTTAGGTTATGTCCATGGTGCTCGGGTCATCCATGCTCCTGAACCTATACATGGACGGTTGAG TGATATCGAGCATAATGGTTGTGGAATGTTCCATGGGATTCCCTCTGGAAGAAATTCAGGATTTAAG GTGGTTCGATATCACTCCCTTGTGATAGACCCAAGCTCACTTCCCAGGGAACTCATACCTATAGCTTGGACCTCTTATCCTGAAACGTCACCCTTTCTAGGAATCCAAAACTTTGATTCCTACCTTGATGATTTTGAGAGGCAAGCTGGCCCCTGTAATTTTGCTAAATCATTATCCACAAAATCAGATAATGGTTTGCAATGGCATTCTTCCAACTCATCAGAGATGCAGAGTGGAAATATTCTTATGGGAATTATGCATTCCAGCAGGCCTCATTACGGCTTGCAG TTTCATCCAGAGAGCATAGCTACTAGTCATGGGAGgcaaatattcaaaaactTTGCAGAAATCACAAAGGAGTACTGGTTTAGGTTGAGATCATCCTCGAACAGCCAGAAGAAGGTTCATTATGCTG CATGCATGCAGGTGCCTAGAGTAACTCAACTATTCCAAGATGTTGTCAGAAGCAAGAATGTGGTGAACGGATTTGACGACAATATGCATGCTAGCCTCTGCAACTTAATGAAGCCATTACGTTCcagaaatgcaaaaaatttgAAGCTAAGATGGAGAAAAGTTGAATGTACCATCAGCCAAGTCGGTGGAGCAGGAAACATATTCTGTGAGCTGTTTGGAGATCTTCATGCGGAAAACACATTTTGGTTGGATAGTTCCTCGATAGAGAtg AGAAGAGCTCGCTTTTCATTTATGGGGGGTAAAGGTGGGTCACTCTGGAGACAAGTGACGTTTAGATTGTCAGACAAGAG TTCCAGTGATACAGAAATTAATCGTGGAGGCTATCTATCAATTGAAGATGCCGAGGGCTCTATTAGAAATACTTATTTGGAAGATGgattttttgactttttgaaTCAG GAGCTCCAGTCATTTTGCTATGATGCAGCTGATTATGAAGGATTGCCTTTTGATTTCTTCGGTGGCTATATTGGTTACGTTGG GTATGATCTTAAAGTTGAATGTGGGGCGTCTGCAAATCGTCACAAGTCAAGAGTACCTGATGCTTGCCTCTTCTTTGCCGATAATCTTGTCGTTATAGATCATCATTGTGATGATATTTATGTCATGTCTATACTTGACGAGAACACAAGTGCCACTCTTTGGTTGGATGACGTTGAGAAGAAGCTTCTGAATATGAAACAATGCCCTCCCAGAAAGCCTGTGTCTTTGGCATCCAGAGTTTCTGTTAGAAATTCTCCAGGAAACGGGTTTACAGCTGAGAAATCGAGGGAGCAATATATCACGGACATTGAAAAGTGTCAGAAGTTTATAAAAGACGGAGAAAGCTATGAGTTATGCCTTACGACACAGATGAGAAGGCAAGTAGGGGAAATGCATGCGCTGGGACTTTATCTTAATCTTCGAGAAAAGAACCCTGCCCCCTATGCTGCCTGGCTGAACTTTCCGAAACATGATTTATGCATTTGCTGTTCTTCGCCTGAAAGGTTCCTACGGTTGGACAGGAATGGCATTCTAGAAGCAAAGCCCATCAAGGGTACCATAGCTCGTGGAGCATCTCCAAAGGAAGACGAACTGCACAAGCTACAACTGCAATACAG TGAGAAGGACCAAGctgaaaatttgatgattgtcGACCTTCTGAGGAACGACTTGGGACGTGTTTGTGAGCCGGGTTCTGTGCACGTGCCTAATCTTATGGAAGTCGAATCTTATGCTACCGTGCACACCATGGTCAGCACGATACGTGGGAAGAAACGATCAAACGTCAGTGCGGTTGACTGTGTTCGGGCTGCATTTCCTGGTGGGTCAATGACAGGAGCGCCAAAGTTGAGATcgatggaaattcttgactcCCTGGAAAGTAGTTCTAGAGGCATTTACTCCGGATGCATCGGGTATTTCTCATACAACCAAACCTTTGATCTCAACATTGTCATCAGAACTATCGTCATACACGAAGGCGAGGCTTCGATTGGAGCAGGAGGTGCCATTACAGCTCTTTCAAATACTAACGACGAGTATGAAGAAATGGTGCTGAAAACCAGAGCTCCAACTAAGGCTGTAACGGAATATCAGAACCGAACAGCACCGCCTCTAGCACAAGCATATGCTAATTCTCCAGATAAGAGTCCTAAATAG
- the LOC105166625 gene encoding chorismate synthase 1, chloroplastic produces MASSISTKLFLGAPDGSARLGSLQSPQMLPSPGLKLPARRSQSRRLEIQAAGSTYGTYFRVTTFGESHGGGVGCVIDGCPPRLPLSEADMQVDLDRRRPGQSRITTPRKETDTCKIASGVADGLTTGSPIKVEVPNTDQRGHDYSEMSLAYRPSHADATYDFKYGVRSIQGGGRSSARETIGRVAAGAVAKKILKQYAGTEILAYVSQVHSVVLPENLVDHESLTLDQIESNIVRCPNPEYAEKMIAAIDAVRVKGDSVGGVVTCIARNVPRGLGSPVFDKLEAELAKAALSLPATKGFEFGSGFAGTFMTGSVHNDVFYMDEHGRIRTKTNRSGGIQGGISNGEIINMRIAFKPTSTISRKQNTVSRDKNDTELIARGRHDPCVVPRAVPMVEAMVALVLVDQLMAQYAQCMLFPINPALQEPLEQRKSEQAQIPL; encoded by the exons ATGGCGTCGTCCATCTCCACCAAACTCTTCCTCGGAGCTCCCGATGGATCCGCCCGCCTTGGATCCCTTCAATCGCCGCAGATGCTGCCGTCTCCGGGCCTAAAGTTGCCCGCTCGCCGATCCCAGTCCAGACGCCTTG AAATACAGGCTGCCGGTAGCACATATGGCACTTACTTTCGTGTTACAACATTTGGAGAATCTCATGGTGGTGGTGTAGGGTGTGTTATTGATGGATGCCCTCCTAGACTTCCCCTCTCAGAAGCTGATATGCAAGTAGATCTTGATAGAAG GAGGCCAGGTCAGAGCAGAATAACCACCCCTAGAAAGGAGACTGATACATGTAAAATAGCTTCAGGGGTTGCTGATG GGTTAACCACTGGTTCTCCAATCAAAGTAGAAGTGCCCAATACAGATCAAAGAGGACAT GACTACAGTGAAATGTCACTAGCTTATAGACCATCTCATGCTGATGCAACTTATGATTTCAAGTATGGCGTGAGATCAATACAG GGTGGTGGTAGATCATCTGCAAGAGAAACCATTGGGAGGGTTGCTGCCGGAGCTGTtgctaagaaaattttgaagcaATATGCCGGAACTGAA ATTCTTGCTTATGTTTCACAAGTGCACAGTGTTGTCCTTcctgaaaatttggttgatCATGAAAGTTTGACCCTCGATCAG ATAGAGAGTAATATTGTAAGGTGCCCAAATCCCGAGTATGCGGAAAAGATGATTGCTGCCATTGATGCTGTCAGAGTGAAAGGTGACTCTGTGGGGGGTGTTGTCACCTGCATTGCTCGGAATGTTCCAAGG GGTCTTGGTTCTCCGGTCTTTGACAAACTTGAAGCAGAGTTGGCCAAAGCTGCTTTGTCTTTGCCTGCAACAAAGGGATTTGAGTTTGGCAGTGGATTTGCAG GTACTTTTATGACTGGTAGTGTGCATAATGATGTATTCTACATGGATGAACATGGCCGAATCAGGACAAAAACCAATCGTTCTGGTGGGATACAG GGTGGGATATCAAATGGAGAAATCATCAACATGAGAATAGCTTTTAAGCCAACATCTACAATCTCT AGGAAGCAGAATACTGTGAGCAGAGACAAAAATGACACGGAGCTCATAGCTCGAGGTCGTCATGACCCTTGTGTTGTTCCACGAG CTGTACCCATGGTGGAAGCAATGGTAGCCCTGGTGCTCGTTGATCAATTGATGGCACAATATGCCCAATGTATGCTTTTCCCTATTAATCCAGCGTTACAGGAACCACTGGAACAGCGTAAAAGCGAGCAAGCACAGATTCCCCTTTAA